The proteins below come from a single Asanoa ferruginea genomic window:
- a CDS encoding NYN domain-containing protein codes for MSEPESRDGRLPEEAVTPSSAGSEPEIEPLLPEPVRLRVVALAASTLPGLPFDEQPVPLRRVAKFAPNRRARLGGAAIAAQLAGDSLFRQRISARVITEAGDLGTAVTEGINPAAADPVEVAALAYLARPAGWRDLVEAAGDAVRAEADSAAIAGLVRDAEQRTARAEHERAVARSEADKLRDELSRVSAELGQLREELRVQARQLRELQTRERKATEMLATEKGRAARATADHDAELRRLKARLAEAETVAGSARQSAKEARSVDDARLWLLLETIGQAAVGLRRELALEPTDRRPADYVAEAHGDQPGAPASAARALDADDPARLDQLLALPRAHLVVDGYNVTKRGYGEMSLEQQRKRLITGLGGIAAQTGDEVTVVFDGAERVHGLPPAPRGVRVLFSRKGETADELIRRLVRAEPSGRPVVVVSSDREVADGVRRHGAYPLGADSLVRRLSRS; via the coding sequence ATGTCCGAGCCCGAATCGCGCGACGGCCGCCTTCCCGAGGAAGCGGTCACGCCGTCGTCCGCGGGTTCGGAGCCGGAGATCGAGCCTCTTCTGCCCGAGCCGGTGCGCCTGCGGGTGGTCGCGCTGGCCGCCTCCACGCTGCCCGGCCTGCCGTTCGACGAGCAGCCCGTGCCGCTGCGCCGGGTCGCCAAGTTCGCACCCAACCGCCGGGCCCGGCTCGGCGGTGCCGCCATCGCCGCGCAGCTCGCCGGCGACTCGCTGTTCCGCCAGCGGATCTCGGCGCGGGTGATCACCGAGGCCGGCGACCTGGGCACCGCGGTCACCGAGGGCATCAACCCGGCCGCCGCCGACCCGGTCGAGGTCGCCGCCCTGGCCTACCTGGCCCGCCCGGCCGGCTGGCGCGACCTGGTCGAGGCGGCCGGCGACGCGGTGCGTGCCGAGGCCGACAGCGCCGCCATCGCCGGCCTGGTCCGCGACGCCGAGCAGCGCACCGCCCGGGCCGAGCACGAGCGCGCGGTGGCCCGCAGCGAGGCCGACAAGCTGCGCGACGAGCTGAGCCGGGTCAGCGCCGAGCTCGGCCAGCTCCGTGAAGAGCTGCGGGTGCAGGCGCGCCAGCTCCGCGAGTTGCAGACCCGCGAGCGCAAGGCGACCGAGATGCTGGCCACCGAGAAGGGTCGGGCCGCCCGCGCCACCGCCGACCACGACGCCGAGTTGCGCCGGCTCAAGGCCCGGCTCGCCGAGGCGGAGACCGTGGCCGGCAGCGCGCGGCAGAGCGCCAAGGAGGCCCGTTCGGTCGACGACGCGCGGCTGTGGCTGCTGCTGGAGACGATCGGGCAGGCCGCCGTCGGGCTCCGCCGCGAGCTCGCCCTCGAACCCACCGATCGGCGCCCCGCTGACTATGTCGCCGAAGCGCACGGTGACCAGCCCGGTGCCCCCGCGTCCGCCGCGCGGGCGCTCGACGCCGACGACCCGGCGCGCCTCGACCAGCTGCTCGCCCTGCCGCGCGCGCACCTGGTGGTCGACGGATACAACGTCACCAAACGGGGGTACGGCGAGATGTCGCTCGAACAGCAGCGCAAGCGGCTGATCACGGGTCTGGGCGGCATCGCGGCACAGACCGGCGACGAGGTGACCGTGGTCTTCGACGGTGCCGAGCGGGTGCACGGCCTGCCACCGGCGCCGCGCGGCGTGCGGGTGCTCTTCTCCCGCAAGGGCGAGACCGCCGACGAGCTGATCCGCCGGCTGGTCCGCGCCGAGCCGTCCGGGCGGCCGGTCGTGGTGGTGAGTTCAGACCGTGAGGTCGCAGATGGCGTACGCCGTCATGGTGCTTATCCGCTAGGCGCGGATTCCCTGGTCAGACGCCTGTCGCGGAGCTGA
- a CDS encoding DEDD exonuclease domain-containing protein: protein MVDQLFVQGTLDGLLAAGEVSSLVDTTFVVVDLETTGGAPDGGGITEIGAVRVRGGEELGILATLVNPGQPIPPFITVLTGITEAMVVPAPPIEEVLPPFLEFLKGAVLVAHNAPYDVGFLKAACAKFGYTWPNPRVLDTAALARRVLIRDEVPNRKLGTLAAHFRTPRQPTHRALDDALATVDVLHAMIGRLGSHNVTTIDDAIEFAKAVTPTQRRKRHLAEGLPHVPGVYIFRAADGRPLYVGTSVDIATRVRSYFTAAEKRARISEMLNAAEKVDAVECAHGLEAEIRELRLIAAHAPPYNRRSKFPERVVWLKLTDEAYPRLSVVRALAEGDTAYLGPFKSRRAAELAAAAVHDAIPLRQCTLRLSTKTTTPACALAELGKCAAPCEHKISQEAYEETAAAPFRAATTGDPGVVVDALMGRISVLSDAHRYEDAATVRGRLAAVLRAAVRMQRLFGLTTIAELVAARRAGDGGWELAIVRQGRLAAAGNSPPRVHPRATINVLRATAETVLPGHGPVPSATAEETERILSWLERPDTRLVEASTGWASPVRGAARYRELLRKAEAQG from the coding sequence GTGGTGGATCAGCTCTTCGTCCAGGGCACTCTCGACGGCCTCCTGGCGGCCGGCGAGGTGTCCAGTCTCGTCGACACGACCTTCGTGGTGGTCGACCTGGAGACCACCGGCGGTGCCCCCGACGGGGGCGGCATCACCGAGATCGGCGCCGTGCGGGTGCGCGGCGGCGAGGAGCTGGGCATCCTGGCCACCCTGGTCAACCCGGGCCAGCCGATCCCGCCGTTCATCACGGTGCTGACCGGCATCACCGAGGCGATGGTGGTGCCGGCGCCGCCGATCGAAGAGGTGCTGCCGCCGTTCCTCGAGTTCCTCAAGGGCGCGGTGCTGGTGGCACACAACGCGCCCTACGACGTCGGCTTCCTCAAGGCGGCGTGTGCCAAGTTCGGCTACACCTGGCCCAACCCGCGGGTGCTCGACACGGCCGCGCTGGCCCGCCGGGTGCTGATCCGCGACGAGGTGCCCAACCGCAAGCTCGGCACCCTGGCCGCGCATTTCCGCACCCCCCGCCAGCCGACCCACCGGGCGCTCGACGACGCGCTGGCCACCGTCGACGTGCTGCACGCGATGATCGGCCGGCTGGGCAGCCACAACGTGACCACGATCGACGACGCGATCGAGTTCGCCAAGGCGGTCACGCCGACCCAGCGGCGCAAGCGGCACCTGGCCGAGGGGCTGCCGCATGTCCCGGGGGTCTACATCTTCCGCGCCGCCGACGGCCGCCCGCTCTATGTCGGCACCTCGGTCGACATCGCGACCCGGGTGCGCAGCTATTTCACGGCGGCGGAGAAGCGCGCCCGGATCTCCGAGATGCTCAACGCCGCGGAGAAGGTCGACGCGGTCGAGTGCGCACACGGGCTCGAGGCCGAGATCCGCGAGCTGCGGCTGATCGCGGCGCACGCCCCGCCCTACAACCGGCGGTCGAAGTTTCCGGAGCGGGTGGTCTGGCTCAAGCTCACCGACGAGGCCTACCCCCGGCTGTCGGTGGTCCGCGCGCTGGCCGAGGGCGACACCGCCTATCTCGGGCCGTTCAAGTCCCGGCGGGCGGCCGAGCTGGCGGCCGCGGCGGTGCACGACGCGATCCCGCTCCGGCAGTGCACGCTGCGCCTCTCCACCAAGACCACGACGCCCGCGTGTGCCCTGGCTGAGCTGGGCAAATGCGCCGCGCCCTGCGAGCACAAGATCAGTCAGGAGGCTTATGAGGAGACCGCGGCGGCCCCGTTCCGGGCGGCGACCACCGGCGACCCGGGTGTCGTCGTCGACGCGCTGATGGGCCGCATCTCCGTGCTGTCCGACGCGCACCGCTACGAAGACGCGGCGACGGTCCGCGGCCGGCTGGCCGCCGTGCTCCGGGCGGCCGTCCGGATGCAGCGGCTGTTCGGGCTGACCACGATCGCCGAGCTGGTGGCGGCGCGGCGGGCCGGCGACGGCGGCTGGGAGCTGGCGATCGTCCGGCAGGGCCGGCTGGCGGCGGCCGGCAACTCGCCGCCCCGGGTGCATCCACGGGCGACCATCAACGTGCTCCGCGCCACGGCCGAGACGGTGCTGCCGGGCCACGGCCCGGTGCCGAGCGCGACGGCCGAGGAGACCGAGCGGATCCTGTCCTGGCTGGAACGCCCAGACACCCGCCTGGTGGAAGCCTCAACCGGTTGGGCGTCGCCCGTCCGTGGTGCGGCGCGCTACCGGGAGTTGCTCCGAAAGGCGGAAGCACAGGGCTAA
- a CDS encoding RelA/SpoT family protein: MDVDAGHGAALGRVVPVQSSDLPISRRLRTFLSWPGSDDDPVNRLVRTHREVHAGDAGMLRRAYGIAESMHRGQFRKSGEPFITHPLAVAQILAELGMDTTTLVAALLHDTVEDTRYTLQALDGDFGPEVAHLVDGVTKFDKAFYGKAAEAETIRKMLVAAGKDVRVLIIKLADRLHNMRTLDARSPASRARIARATLDVLVPLCDRLGIQLLKRELDDVVLFHLEPDGYATVDEHVQTRTGWDEYVTEVALRAKTTLRRNRVTANVSSRPRHYYSIWKDTIEAGYRVPHDLPRIAVVVDGNETDCYAALGAIHGCWRPVAGRFKDFIASPKNNLYRSLHTTVIGPDDRSVEVLIRTEEMHQLAEYGIAAQFRYPKTPVAMAEARIEQLTWLRRVLDWEQATSDAGQFLESLRCDLAEAQIQVFAEGRQIVLPSGSTPVDLAYELATERGDHCLAATINGRLAPLSSELNDGDVIEIFTENETPGVPVPGGPRKEWLGFVKSPQAQMQINRWFADHDEPGISIPDKVRLGRATIGLALRRHDRGLASDRPLRQLADEMGYPDLETLLVAVFDRALTPETVVDRLVALVDRRE, translated from the coding sequence GTGGATGTCGACGCCGGTCACGGCGCCGCGCTGGGTCGTGTGGTGCCTGTCCAATCAAGCGACCTGCCCATCTCCCGCCGGCTACGGACATTCCTGTCCTGGCCAGGCTCCGACGACGACCCGGTCAACCGCCTGGTTCGCACGCATCGCGAGGTGCACGCCGGCGACGCCGGCATGCTGCGCCGCGCCTACGGCATCGCCGAGAGCATGCACCGCGGCCAGTTCCGCAAGAGCGGCGAGCCGTTCATCACCCACCCGCTCGCGGTCGCGCAGATCCTCGCTGAGCTGGGCATGGACACGACCACGCTGGTCGCAGCGCTGCTGCACGACACGGTCGAAGACACCCGCTACACGCTCCAGGCGCTCGACGGCGACTTCGGCCCCGAGGTGGCCCACCTGGTCGACGGCGTCACCAAGTTCGACAAGGCGTTCTACGGCAAGGCCGCCGAGGCCGAGACGATCCGCAAGATGCTGGTCGCGGCCGGCAAGGACGTCCGCGTTCTGATCATCAAGCTGGCCGACCGGCTGCACAACATGCGCACCCTCGACGCCCGCTCCCCCGCGTCCCGGGCCCGCATCGCCCGGGCGACCCTCGACGTGCTGGTGCCGCTCTGTGACCGGCTGGGCATCCAGTTGCTCAAGCGCGAGCTCGACGACGTGGTGCTCTTCCATCTCGAGCCCGACGGCTACGCCACGGTCGACGAGCATGTGCAGACCCGCACCGGCTGGGACGAATACGTCACCGAGGTCGCCCTGCGCGCCAAGACCACGCTGCGCCGCAACCGGGTGACCGCCAACGTCTCCTCCCGGCCCCGGCACTACTACTCGATCTGGAAAGACACCATCGAGGCCGGCTACCGGGTGCCGCACGACCTGCCCCGGATCGCGGTCGTCGTCGACGGCAACGAGACCGACTGCTACGCCGCGCTGGGCGCGATACACGGCTGTTGGCGGCCGGTCGCGGGCCGGTTCAAAGACTTCATCGCCTCACCGAAGAACAACCTCTACCGCTCCCTGCACACCACGGTGATCGGCCCCGACGACCGCTCGGTCGAGGTGCTGATCCGCACCGAGGAGATGCACCAACTCGCCGAATACGGCATCGCCGCGCAGTTCCGCTACCCGAAGACGCCGGTCGCGATGGCCGAGGCCCGCATCGAGCAGCTCACCTGGCTGCGCCGGGTGCTCGACTGGGAGCAGGCCACCTCCGACGCCGGCCAGTTCCTCGAGTCGCTGCGCTGCGACCTCGCCGAGGCACAGATCCAGGTGTTCGCCGAGGGCCGCCAGATCGTCCTGCCGTCCGGCTCCACGCCGGTCGACCTGGCCTACGAGTTGGCAACCGAACGCGGCGACCACTGCCTCGCCGCCACCATCAACGGCCGCCTGGCCCCACTGTCGTCCGAGCTCAACGACGGCGACGTGATCGAGATCTTCACCGAAAACGAGACGCCGGGTGTCCCCGTCCCGGGCGGGCCGCGCAAGGAGTGGCTCGGCTTCGTCAAGTCGCCGCAGGCGCAGATGCAGATCAACCGCTGGTTCGCCGACCACGACGAGCCCGGCATCAGCATCCCCGACAAGGTCCGCCTCGGCCGCGCGACGATCGGCCTGGCCCTGCGCCGCCACGACCGCGGCCTGGCCAGCGACCGCCCGCTGCGCCAACTCGCCGACGAGATGGGCTACCCCGACCTGGAGACCCTCCTGGTCGCCGTCTTCGACCGGGCCCTGACCCCGGAGACCGTCGTCGACCGCCTGGTCGCCCTCGTCGACCGCCGCGAATAG
- a CDS encoding NUDIX domain-containing protein, whose translation MDSRPRALRALVYGVFYRLPHPVRRRLVRAFVPKYIVGGVTLVRDSEAPAPGRLLLLRQPPGRAWGLPAGLLRRGEAPIVGAARELAEESGIRLDPHALTPASPNAVVHAKGWVDMVFEVSVPASTTTLEVDGAEVYEAAFYPLDDLPRLTTATARLLAYYGIGPLVAPDDPTSMERPSAPRQEGARDG comes from the coding sequence GTGGATTCCCGCCCCCGCGCGTTGCGCGCCCTCGTGTACGGAGTTTTCTACCGGCTGCCCCACCCGGTGCGCCGCCGGCTCGTCCGGGCCTTCGTACCCAAATACATCGTGGGCGGGGTGACGCTGGTCCGCGACTCCGAAGCGCCGGCACCGGGGCGGTTGCTGCTGCTGCGCCAGCCGCCGGGGCGGGCCTGGGGGCTGCCGGCCGGCCTGCTGCGGCGCGGCGAGGCGCCCATCGTCGGCGCGGCGCGGGAACTGGCCGAGGAGTCCGGCATCCGGCTCGACCCACACGCGCTCACGCCCGCGTCGCCCAACGCCGTCGTCCACGCGAAGGGTTGGGTCGACATGGTCTTCGAGGTGTCCGTGCCGGCGTCGACGACCACGCTCGAGGTCGACGGTGCCGAGGTCTACGAGGCCGCCTTCTACCCGCTCGACGACCTGCCGCGGCTGACCACGGCGACCGCGCGGCTGCTCGCCTACTACGGCATCGGCCCGCTGGTGGCGCCCGACGACCCGACCAGCATGGAGCGGCCCAGCGCGCCGCGGCAAGAGGGAGCGCGCGATGGCTGA
- a CDS encoding nucleotidyltransferase family protein, whose protein sequence is MADLCAVVLAAGEGQRLRPLTSLLPKALCPVGNTPLLDLALERVAGFGLTGPADVAVNASYLGAQVVAHTGERAHLSVEPDHPLGTSGGLGNLRDWIGGRGVLVGNADAYLDGDDPQTLLDGWDGETVRLLGQPVADKSRPGLFGGHRFVGFSLLPWRRVRDLAPTPTELVHTVWRPAEAAGELEVVAFDGVFFDTGTPRDYLAANLHAAGGGNLVAGEVTGRCVRSVVGAGATVAGDVTDSVVWPGAVVAAGERLDHAIRAGRSLTVAGR, encoded by the coding sequence ATGGCTGACCTGTGCGCGGTGGTGCTCGCGGCCGGTGAGGGGCAACGGCTGCGACCGCTGACCAGCCTGCTGCCCAAGGCGCTCTGCCCGGTCGGCAACACGCCGCTGCTCGATCTCGCGCTGGAGCGGGTCGCCGGGTTCGGGCTGACCGGTCCCGCCGACGTGGCGGTCAACGCCAGCTACCTCGGCGCGCAGGTGGTCGCGCACACCGGCGAACGCGCCCACCTCTCGGTCGAGCCAGACCACCCGCTCGGCACCTCGGGCGGCCTGGGCAACCTGCGCGACTGGATCGGTGGCCGCGGCGTGCTGGTCGGCAACGCCGACGCCTACCTGGACGGCGATGACCCGCAGACGCTGCTCGACGGTTGGGATGGCGAGACCGTGCGGCTGCTCGGCCAGCCCGTGGCCGACAAGAGCCGGCCCGGCCTGTTCGGCGGGCACCGGTTCGTCGGCTTCTCGCTGCTCCCCTGGCGCCGGGTACGCGACCTCGCACCGACCCCGACCGAACTCGTGCACACCGTCTGGCGACCGGCCGAGGCCGCCGGCGAGTTGGAGGTGGTCGCCTTCGACGGCGTCTTCTTCGACACGGGTACGCCGCGCGACTACCTGGCCGCCAACCTGCACGCGGCCGGTGGCGGCAACCTCGTCGCGGGTGAGGTCACCGGCCGCTGCGTCCGGTCGGTGGTCGGCGCGGGCGCGACGGTCGCCGGCGACGTCACCGACAGCGTCGTGTGGCCCGGCGCGGTCGTCGCGGCCGGCGAGCGGCTCGACCACGCGATCAGGGCGGGCCGTTCCCTGACCGTCGCGGGCCGCTAG
- a CDS encoding Lrp/AsnC family transcriptional regulator: MITAIVLIDCAADSIPEVAEKLADLDGVSEVYSVAGGVDLIAIVRVREFDQIADVIAGRISKVDGVLSTDSHIAFRAYSQHDLEEAFAIGLRESD, translated from the coding sequence GTGATCACCGCGATCGTCCTGATCGACTGCGCCGCCGACTCGATCCCCGAGGTGGCCGAGAAGCTCGCCGATCTCGACGGGGTCAGCGAGGTCTACTCCGTCGCCGGCGGCGTCGACCTCATCGCCATCGTCCGGGTCCGCGAGTTCGACCAGATCGCCGACGTGATCGCGGGTCGCATCTCCAAGGTCGACGGTGTGCTCAGCACCGACTCGCACATCGCCTTCCGGGCCTACTCGCAGCACGACCTCGAAGAGGCCTTCGCGATCGGCCTTCGTGAGTCCGACTGA
- a CDS encoding alpha/beta hydrolase family protein produces MSPTDRFVDRGTDRLALRFYPPPSSTAPVALILPAMGAAGRFYRPLAESLGAAGFAVVVADLRGTGDSTPPPSRASSYSYADLADDVGAVVDALKADYADRPVVLVGHSLGGQAGLLHLATAPDAPVAGIALVAAAVPYWRAYPRQGLAILVYTQWIAAVAALLRVWPGWSFGGRQARRVMFDWARSARTGRFPGADTALAGLTIPVLAVSIDHDIYTPHAAVDHTVGKLRAATVRRERIARIEAEGRPAHFAWVRAPEPVTALIADWFAALR; encoded by the coding sequence GTGAGTCCGACTGACCGGTTCGTCGACCGGGGCACCGACCGGCTGGCCCTGCGGTTCTACCCGCCGCCGTCGTCGACCGCCCCGGTCGCGCTGATCCTGCCCGCGATGGGCGCGGCCGGGCGGTTCTACCGGCCGCTGGCCGAGTCGCTCGGCGCCGCCGGCTTCGCCGTGGTGGTCGCCGACCTGCGCGGCACCGGCGACAGCACGCCGCCACCGAGCCGCGCGTCCAGCTACAGCTACGCCGACCTGGCCGACGACGTGGGCGCGGTCGTCGACGCGCTCAAGGCCGACTACGCCGACCGCCCGGTCGTGCTGGTCGGCCACTCGCTCGGCGGCCAGGCCGGCCTGCTGCACCTCGCGACCGCACCGGACGCACCGGTCGCCGGCATCGCGCTGGTGGCGGCCGCGGTGCCCTACTGGCGCGCGTACCCCCGGCAAGGTCTGGCCATCCTCGTCTACACCCAGTGGATCGCCGCGGTGGCCGCACTGCTGCGGGTCTGGCCGGGTTGGTCGTTCGGCGGCCGCCAGGCCCGCCGGGTGATGTTCGACTGGGCCCGCTCCGCGCGGACCGGTCGCTTCCCGGGCGCCGACACCGCGCTCGCCGGGCTGACCATCCCGGTGCTGGCGGTCAGCATCGACCACGACATCTACACGCCGCACGCGGCCGTCGACCACACGGTCGGCAAGCTGCGCGCCGCCACCGTCCGGCGCGAGCGCATCGCGCGGATCGAGGCCGAGGGCCGTCCGGCCCATTTCGCGTGGGTACGCGCACCCGAGCCGGTCACCGCCCTGATCGCCGACTGGTTCGCCGCCCTGCGCTAG
- a CDS encoding SRPBCC family protein: MQRANNVQFCLDRIGASRPGWSTLVVAGSVTTRATPEQVWAVWSDLATWPRWSPLHRATAWVSRPGFVKDAQFSQTLALGFPAGTSTQLVTLDDVETLRQVSWSGDKSGLKSCHSWQFTPLATGGTQISNVETFTGTTIGLVRPLVANRWNKQFQQAVERLAQAATAA; this comes from the coding sequence ATGCAGAGGGCCAACAACGTGCAGTTCTGTCTCGACCGCATCGGCGCGTCCCGGCCCGGGTGGTCCACGTTGGTCGTCGCGGGATCGGTCACCACCCGGGCCACTCCGGAGCAGGTCTGGGCCGTCTGGAGCGACCTGGCCACCTGGCCGCGCTGGTCACCGCTGCACCGGGCGACCGCCTGGGTCAGCCGGCCGGGCTTCGTCAAGGACGCGCAGTTCAGCCAGACGCTGGCGCTGGGGTTCCCGGCCGGCACGAGCACGCAACTGGTCACCCTCGACGATGTCGAGACGCTGCGCCAGGTGAGCTGGTCCGGCGACAAGAGCGGCCTGAAGTCGTGCCACTCGTGGCAGTTCACGCCGCTGGCCACCGGCGGCACCCAGATCAGCAACGTCGAGACCTTCACCGGCACCACCATCGGCCTGGTGCGCCCGCTCGTCGCCAACCGCTGGAACAAGCAGTTTCAGCAGGCCGTCGAGCGCCTCGCCCAGGCCGCCACCGCCGCCTGA
- a CDS encoding cytochrome b, which translates to MKRRKIDLKTLPAKAGNEVEDRLGVATPLRGIINKVFPDHWSFLLGEIALFSFIVLLLTGTFLTLFFEPSLKEVVYDGSYAPLRGVHMSAAYASSLDLSFDVRGGLVMRQMHHWAALVFMAAIIVHMLRIFFTGAFRKPREINWIIGSLLFWIGFLAGFTGYSLPDDALSGTGLRIASAILLSIPLIGTWATSSIFNGEFPGDIIISRFFIVHVLLIPAILLALITVHLALVFKQKHTQWPGPGRTNTNVVGERFFPRYTIKQAGFFMAVAGVIAVLAGVLQINPIWLFGPYEAGVVSAASQPDWYVMFLDGSTRLMPAWQINIGIPIGGGHGYVIPPIFWPTVVLPGILTTLPMMYPFIEARLNRDNKIHNLLQRPRDVPQRTALGVMAVVFFLVLVLSGGNDVIADKFNISLNAMTWAGRIGLLILPPLFYWVTYRICLGLQQHDREVLAHGVETGIIRRAPDGRFYEVHQPLSSDHKELDYAGWVVPKKMNRLGALGPSLKGFFRPLERPAEAPVSPGHPPVEGAPERREIEAKH; encoded by the coding sequence GTGAAGCGCCGAAAGATTGACCTGAAGACCCTGCCGGCGAAGGCCGGCAACGAGGTCGAGGACCGGCTCGGCGTAGCCACCCCGCTGCGCGGCATCATCAACAAGGTCTTCCCCGACCACTGGTCGTTCCTGCTGGGCGAGATCGCGCTCTTCTCGTTCATCGTCCTGCTGCTGACCGGCACGTTCCTGACGCTCTTCTTCGAGCCTTCGCTCAAGGAGGTCGTCTACGACGGCAGCTACGCACCGCTGCGCGGCGTGCACATGTCCGCCGCTTACGCGTCGTCGCTCGACCTGTCGTTCGACGTCCGCGGCGGTCTGGTCATGCGCCAGATGCACCACTGGGCCGCGCTGGTCTTCATGGCCGCGATCATCGTGCACATGCTGCGCATCTTCTTCACCGGTGCGTTCCGCAAGCCGCGCGAGATCAACTGGATCATCGGCTCGCTGCTGTTCTGGATCGGCTTCCTCGCCGGCTTCACCGGCTACTCGCTCCCCGACGACGCGCTGTCCGGCACGGGCCTGCGGATCGCCTCGGCGATCCTGCTGTCCATCCCGCTGATCGGCACTTGGGCGACCTCGTCGATCTTCAACGGCGAGTTCCCGGGCGACATCATCATCAGCCGGTTCTTCATCGTCCACGTGCTGCTGATTCCGGCGATCCTGCTGGCGTTGATCACCGTCCACCTGGCGCTGGTGTTCAAGCAGAAGCACACCCAGTGGCCCGGCCCCGGCCGCACCAACACCAACGTGGTCGGCGAGCGGTTCTTCCCGCGCTACACGATCAAGCAGGCCGGCTTCTTCATGGCCGTGGCCGGTGTGATCGCGGTCCTCGCGGGTGTCCTGCAGATCAACCCGATCTGGCTCTTCGGGCCCTACGAGGCCGGTGTCGTCTCGGCGGCGTCCCAGCCCGACTGGTATGTCATGTTCCTCGACGGCTCGACCCGTCTGATGCCGGCCTGGCAGATAAACATCGGCATACCCATCGGCGGCGGCCACGGCTACGTCATTCCACCGATCTTCTGGCCGACGGTGGTGCTGCCTGGAATCTTGACCACGCTGCCGATGATGTATCCGTTCATCGAGGCGCGGCTCAACCGGGACAACAAGATCCACAACCTGCTCCAGCGCCCCCGCGACGTGCCTCAGCGCACCGCACTCGGCGTCATGGCGGTCGTGTTCTTCCTGGTCCTGGTGCTCTCCGGTGGCAACGACGTGATCGCCGACAAGTTCAACATCAGCTTGAACGCGATGACCTGGGCCGGCCGCATCGGCCTGCTGATCCTGCCGCCGCTGTTCTACTGGGTCACCTACCGGATCTGCCTTGGCCTCCAGCAGCACGACCGTGAGGTGCTGGCACACGGCGTCGAGACCGGCATCATCCGCCGCGCTCCCGACGGCCGCTTCTACGAGGTGCACCAGCCGCTCAGCAGCGACCACAAGGAACTGGATTACGCCGGCTGGGTCGTCCCCAAGAAGATGAACCGGCTCGGTGCCCTTGGCCCGTCGCTCAAGGGCTTCTTCCGCCCGCTCGAGCGTCCCGCCGAGGCACCCGTCTCGCCCGGCCACCCGCCGGTCGAGGGTGCGCCGGAGCGGCGCGAGATCGAGGCGAAGCACTAG